From the Chlamydiota bacterium genome, the window AGGCGGCGGCGTTCGCGGTCAGCTCGACGCCCGACGGACGCCCCGGCGTCGGCTCGGCGGTGGGGAACGGAGCGGGCGTCGGCGTCGGCTCGGCGGTCGGGGAAGGGGTGGGGGTGGGTACGAGTCTCGCCGCCTCGTTCGAGTAGCGCCGTTCGTAGCAGACCCGGAGTCCCGATGCCTCGTGGACCTTCGTCGACGACACGCGGTAGTAGTACGCCGTCCCCGGCCGGACGGTGGTGTCGGTGTAGCGGGACTCCGCGACGTGCGCCGAATTGATCCGCTCGTAGATCCCCGTGGCGTCGCAGCCGGGATTCGCGTGCCTTCCGCCGCCCGGGTCCCCGTTCGAAATCGCGGAGCGGTAGACGTCGTACCCGTACGCCCCCGCCACGTCGTCCCAGTCCAACTCCGCGAACGACGGCCCGGAGTCCGTGACGCGCAGGTTCTGGGGGATGCCGGGGGGCGGGGAGACGAGAAACCCCGAGGCGCCGGGCGTGGTCTCCTCGTCGACGTAGGCGCGCGCGCGCGTGATGTCGTAGTTCCCCTCGCTGTCGCAGGTCACCAGCACCGTTCCGTCGAGGTCGTTGCGGTAGACGATCGTCCCCGCGTTCCAGAGCCTGTGCAGCGATCCGGCTGCCGGCTGCGCGTGCGACCCCTCTCCTCCCCACCCGTATGCAACCTGGACGACCGCGTAGGCGGCCCCCATCGCGTCCGCGAACCGCTGCCCGCTCGAGCTGTTGCTCCCGTGATGGTGGACCTTGTAGAAATCCGTGTCGGCCAGTTCGCCGGCGGCGCCGGGATACGAGTAGGCGGCGTTTTCGTCCAGTATCCCGCTCTCGGCGCCGCCCCAGTATGCGTCCCCCCCGCTGAGGAAGACGCTCTCCCCGCACCGGATCTGGTGCACCAGCGCGTAGGCGTTGTCGTCCCCCGAAGGGAACCCCCGCAGCGCGGCGAGCACCCTGTCCTCGACATACGGGTCGAACCCGTACGGATGGTCGTTCGGTCCGATCGTGCAGCGCGGTCCGCTCAGATGGTCGCCGGCGTCGACCTCGAAGTAGTGCCCGGGGGCGGAGTTGGGGCCGCACCCCTCGGCGTCGAGCTTTTTCATCAGGTCGTCGTAGCCCCCCTTGGCTTCCGTGGGCCAGCGGAGATTCTGGTAAAAGTTCTTCACCTGGTACCGGTCTACCACGTACCGAAGACCGTCGTAGTGGTCTTCGCCGGCGGAGGAGAGCGCCATGAACCAAAGCGTCCCCCCGGGGCCTATCTTCCCGTCCAGGAAGGGGAAGAGAACCTGGTAACGGTACCCGCCGCGCCCCCCGTCGATCAACAGGTTCCGGTCGTCGTCGGTGTCCAGGACGCCGTCCTCGCCGGGGAACTCGTAGTACTGGCAGTCGCCGTAGGTGGAGGAGGAGCCCTCCGGGACGTACTGGATGTACCAGACCCGCATGTACCGCGTCTGGGCGGATGCGGAAGACGCCGCGAGCAGGGCGGCGAGGAACGCCGGGAGGAAGAGGCGTGGTGGTATCCCGGTGCGGAGTCGGCGCATGGATGCACGGATCATAGTTGTCTTATCGCATCGCCAGGGGCCTGAATTGTCACGGAAATGTAAAAATCCACGTCGCGCCTTCTCCGGGAACATGGAGACGCGCGCCCCCGCCCCGGTGTGGCGGCGTCGCACCGTCCGCGCGGACGAGGCGCCCGGGGGCGTGGCCGCCGGGCATGGCGGTTCACCGCAGCATACCGAGGTACCAGCCGATCAGGCGCCCGCCCCAGAGGAAGGCGACAAAGGCGCCGAGGCAGAGGAACGGCCCGAACGGCAGTCTCGACTTGAGATCGGCCTTCCTCGCGCCGATGAGCAGGAGCCCGGTGACGGAGCCGGCGAGGGAGGCGAAGAAGGTCGCGAGCAGGACGGGGACGGGGCCGAGGAGCGCTCCGAAGTACGCCATCAGCTTGACGTCGCCCAAACCCATCGCCTCCTCGCCGTAGAGCATCCCGCTGACGAGGCGGATGAGCCAGAAGAGCCCGCCGCCGACCGCGATGCCGAGGAGGGCGCTGACGAGGGCGCGTGCGGACGCGTCCGGAAGGAGGGGCAGCCGCGCCGCCGCGGCGGCGACGAAGCGCCCGAGGAGCGGCGTGCCGGCGACGGAGGAGTGGAGGGCGGGGCACGCGATGCTCGCCAGGATGCCGAAGCCGATCCCGCCGAGACTGATCTCGTCGGGGATGATCTGGTGCTCGAGGTCCACGAAGAAGACGACGACGAGACTCGAGGCGAAGGCGAGGGCGACGGCGAGGAAGACCGGATCGGCGCGGAAACGGAAGAGCCCGAGGAAGAGGCACGCCGTGAGGAGCTCCACGGCGAAGTAGCGCGGGGAGATGGAACCGCCGCAGGCGCGGCAGCGCCCGCGGAGGAGGAGCCAGGAGAGGAGGGGGACATTGTCGTACGGCCTGACCGGCGTCCGGCAGCGCGGGCAGTGCGACGGCGGGGAGACGATCGACTCTTCGCGCGGGAGCCGGTGGATGCAGACGTTCAGGAAACTCCCGACGACTGCGCCGAGCACGAACACGAGGAGTGAGAGCATCTGCCTGACCTGGTTGAGACGCCGCCGCCTCTCCGCGTGGATGTCGCGCGCCTCGACCCGTTCCCGCCGAAGGCGCGCCCGGCGGGTGCCGCGCGCCGCGCGGCGGCCGAAAGGGTCAGAAGCGGGGCGCCGCGGCCCGCGCTTTCCTCTGGCGGCGGCGCCAGAGGATCCGGTTGAGTGCGTTCAGATACGCCTTGGCGCTCGCCTCGATGACGTCGGTGCTGGTGCCGCGCCCCGTCTCCGTGAACCGGCCGCACGACACCTTGACGGTGACCTCGCCGAGGGCGTCGGTGCCGCCGGTGACGGCGCGCAGCGAGTAGTCGGCGAGCCGCCCCTCGATCTTTGTGATGCGCCGGATGGTCTGCATCGCCGCGTCCACCGGGCCGTCGCCGCAGGCCGCGTCCTGGAGGAGCTTGTCGCCGCGCCGCAGGCGGATGGTCGCGGTCGGGAGGGTCTTGTTCCCGCTCGAGATGCTGATGTAGTCCAGCCGGAACTCCTCGGGTATGGCGGAGATCTGGTCGTCGATGAGGGCGAGGAGGTCATCGTCGAAGACGGCCTTCTTCTTGTCGGCGAGCTCCTTGAACGCCCGGAACGCCCGCTCGAACTCCTTCGGCGGGAGGACGTGGCCGAGCTGCTTGAGCCGCTCGGCGAATGCGTGGCTTCCCGAGTGCTTCCCCATCACCATCGAGGTGCCGCGCCAGCCGACCGACTCGGGCGTCATGATCTCGTAGGTGCGCCGGTTCTTCAGCATCCCGTCCTGGTGTATCCCCGACTCGTGCGCGAAGGCGTTGTCGCCGACGACCGCCTTGTTGGGCTGCACCGGCATCCCGGTGAGTCGGCTGACGAGGCGGCTCGTGTTCCATATCTGGCGCGTGACGACGCCGGTGGAGACCCGGTAGATGTCGGGGCGGGTGCGGACGGCCATCACGATCTCCTCGAGGGAGGCGTTCCCCGCCCGCTCCCCGATGCCGTTGATCGTGCACTCGACCTGCCGCGCCCCGTTCACGATGGCGGCGAGCGAGTTCGCGACCCCGAGGCCGAGGTCGTTGTGGCAGTGGACGCTCAGGACCGCCTTGTCGATCGAGGGGACGTGCTCCCGGAGGTAGCGGACGAGCCGCCCGAACTCCCCCGGCATCGAGTAGCCGACGGTGTCGGGGATGTTGACGGTGCCCGCTCCCGCGGCGATCACCGCCTCGACGACCTCGGCCAGGAACGCCGGCTCGGTCCGCGACGCGTCCTCGGGGGAGAACTCGATGTCGTCGACGTATCTCCGCGCGAGGCGCACGGCGCCGGCGGCCAGCTTCAAAATCTCCCCCTTCGCCTTCTTCAGCTTGTAGCGGCGGTGTATCCCCGAGGTGGCGAGGAAGACGTGGATCCGCGGGCGCTTCGCCTTCTCGAGGGCGCGGGCGGCGGCCTCGATGTCCTTGGGGAGCGCGCGGGAGAGGCCCGCGATGATCGGCCCCTTCACCGCGGCGGCGATCGCCCGGACCGCCTCGAAGTCGCCGGGCGAGGCGACCGGGAACCCGGCCTCGATGGCGTCGACGCCCAGCCGCGCGAGCTGGAGCGCGATCTCCACCTTCTCGCGCTCGTTCAGGCTCGCGCCGGGGCACTGCTCGCCGTCGCGCAGCGTCGTGTCGAAGACGATAAGCCGTTCGGTCATATGGTGTAGCCGCACGCCGTACGCTGCAATGAGCTGCAGGCGTAGAGCGTGCAGCGTACGGCTGCCTATATCACTTCTTGTCGAGCCAGGACATCATGCCGCGGAGCCGCGTCCCGACCTTCTCGATCAGGTGCGCCTTCCCCTTGCGGACGAGCGCCTTGTAGACCGGGCGCCCGGCCATGTTCTCGAGGATCCACTCGCGGGCGAACCTCCCGTCCTGGATCTCGGCGAGGATGCGCTTCATCTCCTGCCGCGTCTCGGCCGTGATGACGCGCGGGCCCCGGGTAACGTCGCCGTACTCGGCGGTGTCGCTGATCGAGTAGCGCATGTTCTGGATCCCGTTCTCGTACATCAGGTCCACGATCAGCTTCATCTCGTGGAGGCACTCGAAGTAGGCGATCTCGGGCTGGTACCCGGCCTCGACGAGGGTGTCGAATCCGGCGCGGATCAGTTCGGTCAGCCCGCCGCAGAGGACGCACTGTTCGCCGAACAGGTCGGTCTCCGTCTCCTCCCCGAAGGTCGTCTCGATGACCCCGGCCCGGGTGCCGCCGATGCCGCGCGCGTGGGCGAGGGCGAGCTTCTTGGCCTTCTTGGTGGCGTCCTGATGCACGGCGACAAGGCAGGGGACGCCCCTCCCCTCGGTGAAGACCCGGCGCACGAGGTGGCCGGGGCCCTTCGGGGCGACCATGTACACGTCCACGTCCTTCGGCGGAACGATGCGGCCGAAGTGGATGTTGAAGCCGTGCGAGAACGCGAGCGCCATCCCCTTCCGCAGGGCGGGCCGGACATCCTCCTGGTAGACCTTCGCCTGCACCTCGTCGGGGAGCAGGAAATGGACGATCTCGGCCTTCTTCGCGGCCTCGGCCGCGCTGACGGGCTTGAAGCCGTCCTTCACCGCCTGCGCGTGGTTCGGCGTCCCTTCGAGCTCGCTCACGATCACCTTGACGCCGCTGTCGCGCAGATTCTGCGCCTGGGCGTGTCCCTGGCTGCCGTAGCCCAGCACGGCGATCGTCTTCCCGGCGATGACTTTCGGGTCCGCATCCTTGTCGTAGTACATCGTGGCCATGGCGCCCTCCTGTTGGCTGTACGCGGCACGCCCCGATCCGCCGTGCGCGCGCCGCGCAGTGCTGGTTCAGTTCCTCGCGATTGCGATCTTGCCGGTCCGGACGAGCTCCCTGATCCCGAACGGCTTGAGGAGGTCGAGGAGCGCCTCGACCTTGTCCCCAGTTCCGGTGAGCTCCACCGTGACGCAGGTGTGGCCCACGTCGACGATCTTGCCGCGGAAGATGTTGACGATCTGCATCACCTCCGGGCGCGTGTGCGCGTTCGAGTGCACCTTCACGAGCACGAGCTCCCGCTCGAGCGCCTCGTCGGGCTCGTACTCCTGCACCTTGATGACGTCGACGAGCTTGTTGAGCTGCTTCGTGATCTGCTCGATGACCCGGTCGTCGCCGTGCGCGACGATGGTCATGTGGGAGACGGTCGGGTCCATCGTCTCGGCCACGGAAAGGCTGTCGATGTTGTAGCCGCGGCCGCTGAAGAGCCCCGCGATCCTGGCGAGGACCCCGAACTTGTTCTCCACCAGCACGCTGATCGTATGTTTCATGTCGCGCCCACCGGGCGAAAAGTGTAGCACAGCACGCTGCAAGTTGTAAGCCGCATGCCGTAAGCGTAGAGCTTGCAGCTTACGGCTGATCTACACCAGCTCCGCCCCCTGGATCATTTCCTTCACGGATGCTCCGGCGGGGACCATCGGGAAGACGTTCTCCTCGTGTGCGACCTGGAAATCGATGACGACCGGTTTCCGTATCTTAAACGCCTCGCGGAGGGAGGGGGCAACCTCCTTCTCCGACCCCACGCGCATCCCGACGGCCCCGTACGCCTCGGCGACCTTGACAAAATCGGGGACGTACGGCGGACACTTGCCCGCCGTGCCGTCGCAGACCTTCGGGCACATGGCGTTCCGGGCGAGGCAGGTGGCCGAGTAGCGCTTCTTGTAGAAGAGCTG encodes:
- a CDS encoding 2-isopropylmalate synthase gives rise to the protein MTERLIVFDTTLRDGEQCPGASLNEREKVEIALQLARLGVDAIEAGFPVASPGDFEAVRAIAAAVKGPIIAGLSRALPKDIEAAARALEKAKRPRIHVFLATSGIHRRYKLKKAKGEILKLAAGAVRLARRYVDDIEFSPEDASRTEPAFLAEVVEAVIAAGAGTVNIPDTVGYSMPGEFGRLVRYLREHVPSIDKAVLSVHCHNDLGLGVANSLAAIVNGARQVECTINGIGERAGNASLEEIVMAVRTRPDIYRVSTGVVTRQIWNTSRLVSRLTGMPVQPNKAVVGDNAFAHESGIHQDGMLKNRRTYEIMTPESVGWRGTSMVMGKHSGSHAFAERLKQLGHVLPPKEFERAFRAFKELADKKKAVFDDDLLALIDDQISAIPEEFRLDYISISSGNKTLPTATIRLRRGDKLLQDAACGDGPVDAAMQTIRRITKIEGRLADYSLRAVTGGTDALGEVTVKVSCGRFTETGRGTSTDVIEASAKAYLNALNRILWRRRQRKARAAAPRF
- a CDS encoding prepilin peptidase, producing MLSLLVFVLGAVVGSFLNVCIHRLPREESIVSPPSHCPRCRTPVRPYDNVPLLSWLLLRGRCRACGGSISPRYFAVELLTACLFLGLFRFRADPVFLAVALAFASSLVVVFFVDLEHQIIPDEISLGGIGFGILASIACPALHSSVAGTPLLGRFVAAAAARLPLLPDASARALVSALLGIAVGGGLFWLIRLVSGMLYGEEAMGLGDVKLMAYFGALLGPVPVLLATFFASLAGSVTGLLLIGARKADLKSRLPFGPFLCLGAFVAFLWGGRLIGWYLGMLR
- the ilvC gene encoding ketol-acid reductoisomerase — its product is MATMYYDKDADPKVIAGKTIAVLGYGSQGHAQAQNLRDSGVKVIVSELEGTPNHAQAVKDGFKPVSAAEAAKKAEIVHFLLPDEVQAKVYQEDVRPALRKGMALAFSHGFNIHFGRIVPPKDVDVYMVAPKGPGHLVRRVFTEGRGVPCLVAVHQDATKKAKKLALAHARGIGGTRAGVIETTFGEETETDLFGEQCVLCGGLTELIRAGFDTLVEAGYQPEIAYFECLHEMKLIVDLMYENGIQNMRYSISDTAEYGDVTRGPRVITAETRQEMKRILAEIQDGRFAREWILENMAGRPVYKALVRKGKAHLIEKVGTRLRGMMSWLDKK
- the ilvN gene encoding acetolactate synthase small subunit; its protein translation is MKHTISVLVENKFGVLARIAGLFSGRGYNIDSLSVAETMDPTVSHMTIVAHGDDRVIEQITKQLNKLVDVIKVQEYEPDEALERELVLVKVHSNAHTRPEVMQIVNIFRGKIVDVGHTCVTVELTGTGDKVEALLDLLKPFGIRELVRTGKIAIARN